The Leptotrichia sp. oral taxon 215 str. W9775 genome contains a region encoding:
- a CDS encoding HPr family phosphocarrier protein — protein sequence MEKLLIEIKNKQGLHLRPATLIFKTLNSYDSKLWIGETDNMEEMLEVKRVFDLLDLAAGFGTKLFLIAEGEDEILLLNDLRKLIEVEKFGEG from the coding sequence ATGGAGAAACTGCTAATTGAGATAAAAAATAAACAAGGTCTTCATTTAAGGCCTGCCACTTTAATATTTAAAACTTTAAATAGTTATGATTCTAAATTGTGGATTGGCGAAACTGATAATATGGAAGAAATGCTGGAAGTTAAGCGTGTCTTTGATTTGCTAGATTTAGCTGCCGGTTTTGGAACTAAATTATTTTTAATTGCAGAAGGTGAAGATGAGATCTTATTATTGAATGATTTGAGAAAGCTTATTGAAGTGGAAAAATTTGGAGAAGGGTAA
- a CDS encoding S1 RNA-binding domain-containing protein — translation MSDLNNDLFEEMLNDYLPEEKKSGDVISGIITRKDMDFAYLDLSGKQEGRILIREVEDFNVGDTIEVKVLRSDEEFVIVSKFLLDKAKEFASYEVDEIVSGTILKKVKGGYSVRVGKNEAFLPFSLASLERDKDYTGEKFKFLIKEKGRNNLTVSRTDLVKKEELDYFSSLNVGDIVEGKVKEVLDFGVILELGPTTGFIHISEVSWDQVSDLIEKFGINDVVKAKVIEKDEEKRKIKLSLKQLEVDPWVEFKNTHNVGDVIKGTVKEILDFGLVVDLSRNKGFVHISELAWNNAAKVLKEFKEGDVIEAKIINIDDEKKNIKLSVKQLTENPWDSVKEKYNIGDVLERPIAEIFEFGLLVELEKDVEGLLHVSDISYRRVTNLPSRYNVGEIIKFKIIDFNNEKSRLSLSAKALLDDVWEKIEESYNVGDIVKGKVINVQEYGIFVEVQEGIEVFIHRNEFSWDKNEHLEYKLGDEVEFKIINVDKAGKKIGGSIKQLTISPWKEAAEQYKVGNKVVVPITSIQENFALVKLTDRFDGIIPKKELTEEFLKDISEKFSVGDEVEAIVTELNEKKKSIILSVKKIQEIEESKEMEELMKKYGV, via the coding sequence ATGAGTGATTTGAACAATGATTTATTTGAGGAAATGCTAAATGATTATCTGCCTGAGGAAAAGAAATCTGGAGATGTAATTAGCGGAATAATTACTAGAAAAGATATGGATTTTGCTTATTTGGATTTATCAGGAAAACAGGAAGGTAGAATTCTTATCCGTGAAGTTGAGGATTTTAATGTAGGTGACACAATAGAAGTTAAAGTATTGAGAAGTGATGAGGAGTTTGTAATTGTATCTAAATTTTTACTTGATAAGGCTAAAGAATTTGCATCTTATGAAGTTGATGAAATTGTATCTGGGACAATATTGAAAAAAGTAAAAGGTGGATACTCGGTAAGAGTTGGGAAAAATGAAGCATTTTTACCATTTTCTCTTGCAAGTTTAGAAAGAGATAAAGATTATACAGGAGAAAAATTCAAGTTTTTAATTAAGGAAAAAGGAAGAAATAACCTTACAGTATCTAGAACAGACTTAGTAAAAAAAGAAGAATTAGATTATTTCAGTTCTTTAAATGTTGGAGATATTGTAGAGGGAAAAGTTAAGGAAGTACTTGATTTTGGTGTAATACTTGAATTAGGACCTACTACAGGATTTATCCATATTTCTGAAGTATCGTGGGATCAAGTTTCTGATTTAATTGAAAAATTTGGAATAAATGATGTTGTTAAAGCTAAAGTTATAGAAAAAGATGAAGAAAAGAGAAAAATAAAGCTAAGCTTGAAGCAGCTTGAAGTAGATCCATGGGTTGAATTTAAAAATACACATAATGTTGGAGATGTAATAAAGGGAACAGTAAAAGAAATACTTGATTTTGGACTTGTAGTTGACCTTTCAAGAAATAAAGGTTTTGTTCATATTTCAGAACTTGCATGGAATAATGCAGCTAAAGTATTGAAGGAATTTAAAGAAGGCGACGTTATTGAAGCTAAAATTATAAATATTGATGATGAAAAGAAAAATATTAAATTAAGTGTAAAACAGTTGACAGAAAATCCTTGGGACTCAGTAAAAGAAAAATACAATATAGGAGATGTGCTTGAAAGACCAATTGCTGAGATTTTTGAGTTTGGATTGCTTGTGGAACTTGAAAAGGATGTAGAAGGATTACTTCACGTTTCTGATATTTCTTATAGAAGAGTCACTAACTTACCTTCAAGATACAACGTTGGAGAAATTATTAAATTTAAAATTATAGACTTTAATAATGAAAAAAGCAGATTGTCTTTAAGTGCAAAAGCTTTGTTAGATGATGTATGGGAAAAAATTGAAGAAAGCTATAATGTTGGAGACATAGTAAAAGGTAAAGTTATAAATGTTCAGGAATATGGAATTTTTGTTGAAGTTCAGGAAGGAATAGAAGTATTCATACACAGAAATGAATTTTCATGGGATAAAAATGAACATTTGGAATATAAATTAGGTGACGAAGTAGAGTTTAAAATAATAAATGTTGATAAAGCCGGAAAGAAAATAGGAGGAAGTATAAAACAGTTGACAATTTCTCCTTGGAAGGAAGCGGCTGAGCAATATAAAGTAGGAAATAAAGTTGTTGTACCTATAACAAGTATTCAGGAAAACTTTGCTTTAGTAAAATTAACAGACAGATTTGATGGAATAATACCGAAAAAAGAACTTACAGAAGAATTTTTAAAGGATATTTCAGAGAAATTTTCTGTAGGAGATGAAGTGGAAGCAATAGTAACAGAATTGAATGAAAAGAAAAAATCAATAATTCTTTCAGTTAAGAAGATACAGGAAATAGAAGAAAGTAAAGAAATGGAAGAATTAATGAAAAAATATGGAGTATAG
- a CDS encoding site-2 protease family protein, which yields MDIIRKYYEKFRSLNPKNTEIKLLVIILIIGLFLFRGIHEFEFSWELVISLAVLVFSMTCHEVAHGYVAYKFGDDTAKREGRITLNPLKHLDLTGMILPIMLLLSGSGFLIGWAKPVPVNFSRLKPNRLGLFCVSIAGITVNFIFAAIALVIIRVFGRNFDINGLVITTLLSVYIINLALGLFNLIPVTPLDGGRIIYSIAGTKVRDFYNQIEKYGIVIILFLAYIGFVSDYLSVVLSFFLSLTGINIGLGL from the coding sequence ATGGATATAATAAGGAAATATTATGAAAAATTTAGGAGTTTAAACCCTAAAAATACGGAAATAAAATTACTGGTAATTATTTTAATAATAGGATTGTTTTTATTCAGAGGAATACATGAATTTGAATTTTCATGGGAACTTGTTATTTCATTAGCTGTACTTGTATTTTCAATGACTTGTCATGAGGTGGCACATGGCTATGTTGCCTATAAGTTTGGAGATGATACGGCAAAAAGGGAAGGAAGGATAACGTTAAATCCTTTGAAACATTTGGATTTGACGGGAATGATACTTCCGATTATGCTGTTGTTAAGTGGTTCAGGCTTTTTAATAGGTTGGGCAAAACCGGTACCTGTGAATTTTTCAAGATTAAAACCTAACAGACTTGGATTATTCTGTGTTTCAATAGCAGGAATTACAGTAAATTTCATATTTGCAGCCATAGCACTGGTAATTATAAGAGTATTTGGAAGAAACTTTGATATTAATGGACTGGTAATAACAACACTGCTAAGTGTGTATATTATAAATCTGGCATTAGGATTATTTAACCTTATTCCTGTGACACCTCTTGACGGAGGAAGAATTATTTATTCGATAGCTGGAACAAAGGTAAGGGATTTCTATAATCAGATTGAAAAATATGGGATTGTAATAATTCTGTTTTTAGCATATATAGGATTTGTGTCAGACTATCTTTCAGTAGTACTTTCATTCTTTTTAAGTCTGACAGGGATAAATATAGGACTTGGATTATAA
- a CDS encoding lipopolysaccharide assembly protein LapB: MKKRILSIILFLVVCLGVEAVTKKELTQEVLSKIGIKQEIIDETIKLDEKFAGKPIFSMDEDELDARIKMIEEILEKDDRNFDLNDELFTIYILSEEKKDYEKAKYYLEKSDKYNDKFSSYFNNIVYNRKIGKKKEAEKIYNKLRKEFKDKPLIDLADIFLEAMTGDDEDDSLSVMDENFLENNFYLNNPIENPVVSDHPLDNVSKISEKDPEDDKEDYEGYKKMIKELTKMSVERTKKQKEEIEKMKGIVAYFSNDEKQREFNLSDDTVRGFELQFRTQEMSDIGINEGAEKAVQYYLENVVSDTATEDAIRFNKDDEESLYFSAMYLLSMTGDEKKIDKYSKQLENTRNMKILQKYYGKAESKKAPENTSKGKNKKESNKKRGK; the protein is encoded by the coding sequence ATGAAAAAAAGAATATTGTCTATAATTCTGTTTTTGGTAGTATGTTTAGGAGTGGAAGCTGTTACGAAGAAGGAACTGACACAGGAAGTACTTTCAAAGATAGGTATAAAGCAGGAAATAATTGATGAAACGATAAAACTAGATGAAAAATTTGCAGGAAAACCGATTTTTAGTATGGATGAGGATGAATTAGATGCAAGAATAAAAATGATAGAAGAAATTTTAGAAAAGGATGACAGAAATTTCGATCTTAATGATGAGCTTTTTACAATATATATTTTAAGTGAAGAAAAGAAGGATTATGAAAAGGCAAAATACTATCTTGAAAAAAGTGATAAGTATAATGACAAGTTCAGTTCTTATTTTAATAATATAGTGTATAATAGGAAAATAGGAAAAAAGAAAGAGGCTGAAAAAATTTATAATAAACTTAGAAAGGAATTTAAGGATAAGCCTCTTATAGATTTAGCTGATATTTTCCTAGAAGCTATGACTGGTGATGATGAGGATGACAGTCTTTCAGTAATGGATGAAAATTTCCTTGAAAATAACTTTTATCTGAATAATCCTATTGAAAATCCTGTAGTCAGCGACCATCCTCTGGATAATGTTTCAAAAATTTCTGAAAAAGATCCTGAAGATGATAAGGAAGATTATGAAGGATATAAAAAAATGATAAAGGAATTGACTAAAATGTCAGTTGAAAGAACGAAAAAGCAGAAAGAAGAAATTGAAAAAATGAAAGGGATAGTTGCTTATTTTAGTAACGATGAAAAACAGAGGGAATTTAATTTAAGTGATGATACTGTCAGAGGATTTGAACTGCAATTCCGTACACAGGAAATGTCAGATATAGGGATAAATGAAGGAGCTGAAAAGGCAGTTCAATATTATCTGGAAAATGTAGTAAGTGATACAGCAACTGAAGATGCAATACGTTTTAATAAGGATGATGAAGAATCATTATATTTTTCAGCGATGTATCTGCTTTCCATGACAGGAGATGAAAAGAAAATAGATAAGTACTCTAAGCAGCTGGAAAACACAAGAAATATGAAGATATTGCAAAAGTATTATGGAAAAGCGGAAAGTAAAAAAGCTCCGGAAAATACCTCAAAAGGAAAAAATAAAAAGGAATCTAATAAAAAAAGGGGTAAATAA
- a CDS encoding YigZ family protein, translating to MKTVEKETVIEFEEKKSKFIGYIKPVSTVEEAEKFIASIREMHPNATHNVPLYRVVEEGQEYFKYNDDGEPTNTAGKPMAEILNILDVYNVAIVATRYFGGIKLGAGGLIRNYAKTAKIAVNEAGIVEYKEKSLFIIDYDYEYTGEVESFLNMYKKEFEIEIVEKNYSSRVTMKIKADSEIEEKLNEMNKLIVIKL from the coding sequence TTGAAAACAGTAGAAAAAGAAACAGTTATTGAATTTGAAGAAAAAAAATCAAAATTTATAGGATATATAAAACCTGTTTCCACTGTGGAAGAAGCTGAAAAGTTTATAGCCTCAATAAGGGAAATGCATCCAAATGCAACACATAATGTTCCTCTTTACAGGGTTGTAGAAGAAGGTCAGGAGTATTTTAAATATAATGATGATGGTGAACCGACAAATACAGCTGGAAAGCCGATGGCTGAAATACTTAATATTCTTGATGTGTATAATGTGGCAATTGTGGCTACGAGATATTTTGGAGGTATTAAACTTGGAGCAGGTGGCCTTATAAGAAATTATGCAAAGACAGCAAAAATTGCAGTAAATGAAGCAGGGATAGTTGAGTATAAGGAAAAATCCTTATTTATAATCGATTATGATTATGAATATACTGGAGAAGTTGAAAGCTTTCTAAATATGTATAAAAAGGAATTTGAAATTGAAATTGTTGAAAAAAACTATTCCAGCAGGGTTACGATGAAAATAAAGGCAGATAGTGAAATTGAAGAAAAATTGAATGAAATGAATAAACTGATTGTAATAAAATTATAA
- the der gene encoding ribosome biogenesis GTPase Der, which yields MKQVVAIVGRPNVGKSTLFNKLIGDRLSIVKNEPGVTRDRLYREMEWSGKEFLLVDTGGLEPKTDDFMMNKIKEQAQVAIDEADVVIFLVDGKAGITGLDEDVANVLRKKDKKVVVAVNKIDNYMRDQENILEFYALGFEEVVGISGEHKINLGDLLDAVISKFDRKKEKSREEGLKIAVLGRPNAGKSSLVNKLLNEERSIVSDIAGTTRDSIDSSLKYDGETYTLIDTAGIRKQSKIEDSIEYYSVLRAVKSIKRADVCVLMLDATELLTEQDKRVAGLIYEERKPIIIAINKWDLIEKDNTSVKKFTELVKADLPFLSYAPVITISALTGKRTINILEQAKFINEEYHKKITTGLLNQILSEMIAQNPVPTRKGRAVKINYATQVGEAPPRFAFFSNNPELIHFSYQRYIENKLREYFGFEGCPIDIVFNKKNEGY from the coding sequence ATGAAACAGGTAGTGGCAATTGTTGGAAGACCTAATGTCGGGAAATCAACACTGTTTAATAAATTAATAGGTGACAGACTTTCCATAGTAAAAAATGAACCTGGTGTTACGAGGGACAGACTTTACCGTGAAATGGAATGGTCAGGAAAAGAGTTTCTGTTAGTGGATACAGGAGGACTTGAGCCTAAAACAGATGATTTTATGATGAATAAAATAAAGGAACAGGCACAGGTAGCAATAGATGAAGCAGATGTTGTAATATTTCTGGTAGATGGAAAAGCAGGAATAACAGGACTTGATGAAGATGTTGCAAATGTACTTAGAAAAAAAGATAAAAAAGTAGTAGTGGCTGTCAACAAAATTGATAATTATATGAGGGATCAGGAAAATATACTGGAATTTTATGCATTAGGATTTGAAGAAGTAGTAGGAATTTCAGGAGAACATAAGATAAATCTAGGGGATCTGCTTGATGCTGTAATTTCAAAATTTGACAGGAAAAAGGAAAAAAGCAGGGAAGAAGGATTGAAAATAGCTGTACTTGGAAGACCGAACGCAGGTAAATCTTCACTTGTAAATAAACTTTTAAATGAGGAAAGATCCATTGTAAGTGATATTGCAGGAACAACAAGGGATTCTATAGATTCTTCACTTAAATATGATGGGGAAACTTACACTCTGATAGATACGGCAGGAATAAGAAAACAGTCAAAAATAGAAGATTCAATAGAATATTACAGTGTATTAAGGGCAGTGAAATCAATAAAAAGAGCAGATGTGTGTGTACTTATGCTTGATGCGACTGAGCTTTTAACTGAGCAGGATAAGAGGGTGGCAGGATTAATATATGAAGAAAGAAAGCCTATTATAATTGCTATAAATAAATGGGATCTTATAGAAAAAGATAATACAAGCGTAAAGAAATTTACTGAGCTTGTAAAGGCTGACCTTCCATTCCTGAGTTATGCTCCGGTAATAACTATTTCAGCATTAACAGGGAAAAGAACAATAAATATACTTGAACAGGCTAAATTTATAAATGAAGAATATCATAAGAAAATTACAACAGGACTTCTGAATCAGATTTTATCAGAAATGATAGCTCAGAATCCAGTTCCAACAAGAAAGGGAAGAGCTGTGAAAATAAATTATGCAACACAGGTAGGCGAAGCTCCTCCAAGATTTGCATTTTTCTCAAATAATCCTGAACTGATACACTTTTCATATCAGAGATATATTGAAAATAAGCTGAGGGAATATTTTGGATTTGAAGGATGTCCGATAGATATAGTGTTTAATAAGAAAAATGAAGGTTATTAA
- a CDS encoding AI-2E family transporter, with the protein MKIYNEEKIKKIRNILIVNVLALISILLFFQVYSYFVKPLKLVISTIFPFILSFVIVYSLMPFIDMLSEKPKASALAGNGKKSKKLNRNLAILIVLVIFFSIFIYIVLAFIPIVAKQLSSLIEFFLKNQDKMQKDMFAFLESNNIDLRDTIINSKEVIINNTLKVLNSSFSVLNSMFSLLFMTPIFTIMLIFSYDGIEKKVEEKLTEYGLRDWIGLIKDMDKSIGDYIIVTMKDSMIVGICSYIIFFFLKLEYSSLFALIIGIGNVIPFIGPFIGLIPVIMYAMTKSFRLTIMIIVCITILQTIEANIIKPWLTRASLKIHPITTLLVVLIGGALFGIGGAFIAIPVYIILKSVWIFCENKYFSKLKQLK; encoded by the coding sequence ATGAAAATTTATAATGAAGAAAAGATAAAAAAGATAAGAAATATACTAATTGTAAATGTTTTAGCCCTAATTTCCATACTTTTATTTTTCCAGGTTTACAGTTATTTTGTAAAACCGCTAAAATTAGTAATAAGTACAATTTTCCCGTTTATACTTTCGTTTGTTATAGTTTATTCACTTATGCCTTTTATAGATATGCTAAGTGAAAAACCAAAAGCTTCTGCACTTGCAGGGAATGGGAAAAAAAGTAAAAAATTGAATAGAAATCTTGCTATTTTAATAGTTCTGGTAATATTCTTTTCAATTTTTATATATATTGTTCTTGCATTTATTCCGATAGTTGCGAAACAGTTATCGAGCCTGATTGAGTTTTTTCTGAAAAATCAGGATAAAATGCAGAAGGATATGTTTGCTTTTCTGGAATCAAATAACATTGATTTAAGGGATACTATAATAAATTCCAAGGAAGTAATAATAAACAATACGCTGAAGGTTTTAAATTCAAGTTTTTCAGTGTTAAACAGTATGTTCAGTTTACTTTTTATGACACCTATTTTTACAATAATGCTTATATTCAGTTATGACGGTATTGAAAAAAAGGTTGAAGAAAAGCTTACAGAATATGGGCTTAGAGACTGGATAGGATTAATAAAGGATATGGATAAGTCAATAGGTGACTATATAATAGTAACAATGAAGGACAGTATGATTGTAGGTATATGTTCCTACATAATATTTTTCTTTTTGAAACTTGAGTATAGTTCGTTATTTGCACTTATAATAGGAATAGGAAACGTTATTCCATTTATAGGACCGTTTATAGGACTGATACCGGTAATAATGTATGCCATGACAAAGTCTTTCAGGCTCACAATAATGATAATAGTGTGCATAACTATACTTCAGACTATAGAAGCAAATATAATAAAACCATGGCTTACAAGAGCATCACTTAAAATTCATCCGATAACGACACTGCTTGTAGTTCTTATAGGAGGAGCATTGTTTGGGATAGGAGGAGCATTTATTGCGATTCCTGTATATATAATTCTGAAATCGGTGTGGATATTTTGTGAGAATAAATATTTTTCAAAATTGAAACAATTAAAATAA
- a CDS encoding MarR family winged helix-turn-helix transcriptional regulator encodes MNNCGKGEAEVKGCLYFTISKLFRIVNKVAEESFSKMDICPTHGFLMVLLQEDEEGLSVNKISETLTIAPSTVTRFVDKLVSKGYVERIKVGKQSFTKITKEGKKIMPEVYACWGDIFKKVESMAGEKEYMNNVAKVITEFAELMEENQKNL; translated from the coding sequence ATGAACAATTGCGGCAAGGGAGAAGCGGAAGTAAAAGGATGTCTTTATTTTACAATATCAAAGTTATTCAGAATAGTAAATAAGGTTGCTGAGGAATCTTTCAGTAAAATGGACATATGTCCTACACATGGTTTTCTGATGGTATTGTTACAGGAAGATGAAGAAGGGCTGTCAGTTAATAAAATATCAGAAACACTTACAATAGCCCCTTCTACTGTTACTAGATTTGTTGACAAACTTGTATCAAAGGGATATGTGGAGAGGATAAAAGTTGGGAAACAGTCGTTTACTAAAATAACAAAAGAAGGTAAGAAAATTATGCCTGAAGTGTATGCCTGCTGGGGAGATATTTTCAAGAAAGTTGAATCAATGGCTGGAGAAAAAGAATACATGAATAACGTGGCAAAAGTTATTACAGAATTTGCAGAGTTAATGGAAGAAAATCAGAAGAATTTATAA
- a CDS encoding TrkH family potassium uptake protein encodes MLKKKVHFSPYITILMSFFIVILIGGGILSLPFVTISGKGTKLIEGIFTATSAVCVTGLTVNDVSTTYNLIGKTIILILIQLGGIGLITFSSLLILLVSKEISYYTKKVVQEDINAETVFNIQKYIKKVIITVLLIELIGAVILFFEFIKKFKISEAIYYSIFHSVSAFCNAGFSLFSDNLESFKGSMIINTAVPILIIVGGLGFSTIINVYRYLRKEDKRITTTSKIALKVTAGFVVFGAFFIFIFEYANIKTMGNYTFIEKIGAAFFQSVTARTAGFNTMSLAGMKEITALLFVFLMFVGASPGSTGGGVKTTTFGLIVLGVITIIKNKEYIEYNGRKISWTNFNRAVSIVSISICYIIVVLFLLILLEPDVNVINLLFELVSAFGTAGVTRNLTPYLGDMSKILLIITMFIGRVGPLTIVSALSLEKIKSGKYKYPEENILIG; translated from the coding sequence ATGTTAAAAAAGAAAGTACATTTTTCACCTTATATAACTATTTTAATGTCCTTTTTTATAGTAATATTAATAGGAGGTGGAATTCTTTCTTTACCTTTTGTTACAATAAGTGGAAAAGGGACAAAATTAATAGAAGGAATATTTACTGCAACTTCGGCAGTTTGTGTAACAGGGCTTACAGTAAATGATGTAAGCACTACTTATAATTTAATTGGTAAAACGATAATACTGATTTTAATTCAACTAGGAGGAATAGGTCTTATTACATTTTCCTCCCTTTTAATATTACTGGTTTCAAAGGAAATCAGCTATTATACTAAGAAAGTCGTGCAGGAAGATATAAACGCTGAAACAGTATTTAATATACAGAAATATATAAAAAAGGTAATTATTACAGTTTTATTGATAGAATTAATAGGGGCAGTCATATTATTTTTTGAATTTATCAAAAAATTTAAAATTTCAGAAGCAATTTATTATTCTATATTTCATTCGGTTTCAGCATTTTGTAATGCAGGCTTTTCTTTATTTTCAGATAATTTGGAGTCCTTTAAGGGAAGTATGATAATAAATACAGCAGTTCCTATACTTATAATAGTAGGAGGACTGGGTTTTTCCACTATAATTAATGTTTATAGATATTTAAGAAAAGAAGATAAGAGAATTACTACCACTTCAAAGATAGCATTAAAGGTAACTGCGGGATTTGTTGTTTTTGGAGCATTTTTTATATTTATTTTTGAATATGCCAATATTAAAACAATGGGAAATTATACATTTATAGAAAAAATCGGAGCGGCATTTTTTCAAAGTGTAACTGCCAGAACAGCAGGATTTAATACTATGTCACTTGCAGGAATGAAGGAAATAACAGCACTTTTGTTTGTTTTTTTAATGTTTGTCGGAGCTTCTCCCGGATCAACAGGAGGAGGAGTAAAAACAACTACATTTGGCCTAATTGTTTTAGGAGTGATAACAATAATTAAGAATAAGGAATATATAGAATATAACGGAAGAAAAATAAGCTGGACCAACTTTAACAGGGCGGTTTCAATAGTTTCTATATCAATATGTTATATAATAGTTGTTTTATTTTTACTTATACTGCTGGAACCGGATGTAAATGTCATAAATCTGTTATTTGAACTAGTTTCAGCATTTGGGACAGCTGGAGTGACAAGAAACTTGACTCCTTATCTTGGGGATATGTCAAAAATTTTACTAATAATTACTATGTTTATTGGTAGGGTCGGTCCCTTGACAATAGTGTCAGCATTATCATTGGAAAAGATAAAATCAGGAAAATATAAGTATCCTGAGGAAAATATACTAATAGGATAA
- a CDS encoding TrkA family potassium uptake protein yields the protein MEGYLVIGIGRFGKSVARTLYENNKTVLAIDENEEVIQQIIDNQIVGNAVVLNATDENALKKVINNDFDTAFVCIGTDIQSSILITVTLKELGIKKIICKARTEKQGKVLEKIGADIVVYPEREMGETLAKKIMNPKLTDYFKFSEEYNIFEFEVPEEFIGKNLKELDLRNKYEMNIIGIKQGEEHMNISPNSETVIEKGNILLVITNNKNDINLFEN from the coding sequence ATGGAAGGATATCTTGTTATCGGTATAGGACGTTTTGGAAAAAGTGTAGCAAGAACACTGTATGAAAATAACAAAACAGTTTTAGCGATTGATGAAAATGAGGAAGTTATACAGCAGATTATTGATAATCAGATTGTAGGCAATGCCGTTGTTTTAAATGCAACTGATGAAAATGCACTGAAAAAAGTGATTAATAATGATTTTGATACGGCTTTTGTATGTATCGGGACAGATATACAGTCCAGTATTTTAATAACTGTTACTTTAAAAGAACTGGGCATAAAAAAAATTATATGTAAAGCCAGAACTGAAAAGCAGGGAAAGGTTTTAGAAAAAATAGGTGCAGATATAGTTGTTTATCCGGAAAGGGAAATGGGAGAAACTTTAGCAAAGAAAATTATGAATCCTAAACTGACAGATTACTTTAAATTTTCTGAAGAATACAATATTTTTGAATTTGAGGTTCCGGAAGAATTTATAGGAAAAAATTTGAAGGAACTGGATTTACGTAACAAATATGAAATGAATATCATAGGAATAAAACAAGGAGAAGAACATATGAATATAAGTCCTAATTCTGAAACTGTAATAGAAAAGGGAAATATATTATTAGTAATAACAAATAATAAAAATGACATTAATTTGTTTGAAAATTAA
- a CDS encoding metalloregulator ArsR/SmtB family transcription factor: protein MKKETLVCECTVIHQEVIDKIKLPEEEVLYDLGDFFKILGDSTRIKILSALFQSEMCVCDIAALLGMTQSAISHQLRVLKQGRLVKHRKEGKVVYYSLDDDHIKHIVDQGLTHISEKR from the coding sequence ATGAAAAAGGAAACACTAGTTTGCGAATGTACTGTTATACATCAGGAGGTAATTGATAAAATAAAATTACCTGAGGAAGAAGTTTTATATGATTTAGGCGATTTCTTTAAAATATTAGGAGATAGTACAAGAATCAAAATATTGAGCGCCCTATTCCAGTCTGAAATGTGCGTATGTGATATTGCCGCTTTACTTGGAATGACGCAATCAGCTATCTCACACCAGTTGAGGGTACTTAAACAGGGAAGACTTGTAAAACATAGAAAAGAAGGAAAGGTTGTCTACTATTCATTAGATGATGACCATATTAAACACATTGTGGATCAGGGACTTACCCATATATCTGAAAAAAGATAA